Proteins encoded within one genomic window of Mesobacillus subterraneus:
- a CDS encoding C40 family peptidase, whose product MKKQAASLITAAILTSSFSGIASADTYTVKKGDTLSRLAFTYKTTVVDLKKLNKLSSDLIYVNQTLTVPGNTPVAKPVIAPAKQPAKAETASVYVVVSGDTLSKIASQHKISLSDLMKWNDLSSHLIYPGQKLKVSNGSDASAVAPVKTKPDAPVQSAPKTPAAPAKPAQTEYIIKSGDTLSGIGKQFDMSVKELKTLNNLKSDMIYAGQKLLVSKEAEVSAPAEPAKNDQAAAKPVQDIDPEVLAIAQDLLGTPYVWGGSTPEGFDCSGFIYYAFNKAGMKMGRYSSEGYYNRSYYVNDPQPGDLVFFENTYKRGISHMGIYLGNNAFIHASDSGVTITNLDNSYYKKHFEGFKRFY is encoded by the coding sequence TTGAAGAAACAAGCCGCATCGCTTATCACCGCCGCCATTCTGACTTCTTCCTTCTCGGGAATCGCTTCTGCAGATACATATACTGTTAAAAAAGGGGATACATTATCCCGCTTAGCTTTTACCTATAAAACCACTGTTGTTGATTTGAAGAAACTGAATAAATTATCCTCTGATTTAATTTATGTGAATCAGACACTAACAGTTCCAGGCAATACGCCTGTGGCTAAGCCCGTTATTGCTCCGGCAAAACAGCCTGCTAAAGCCGAGACAGCTTCTGTTTATGTTGTTGTTAGCGGTGATACACTCAGCAAGATCGCTTCCCAGCATAAAATTTCACTCAGCGATCTGATGAAATGGAACGATCTTAGCAGCCACTTGATTTATCCCGGCCAAAAGCTGAAGGTATCGAACGGTTCAGATGCATCAGCTGTGGCTCCAGTAAAAACCAAGCCGGATGCTCCCGTTCAGAGTGCGCCAAAAACACCTGCCGCGCCAGCTAAGCCGGCACAAACTGAATACATAATCAAGTCTGGTGATACGCTTAGCGGAATCGGAAAGCAATTCGATATGTCAGTAAAGGAACTGAAGACGCTGAACAACCTGAAATCTGACATGATCTATGCCGGGCAGAAATTGCTGGTAAGCAAGGAGGCAGAGGTTTCTGCTCCTGCAGAACCTGCAAAGAATGACCAGGCAGCTGCCAAGCCTGTCCAGGATATTGATCCTGAAGTGCTGGCGATAGCCCAGGACCTTCTCGGTACTCCATACGTCTGGGGCGGCAGCACACCGGAAGGCTTCGACTGCAGCGGATTCATCTATTACGCCTTCAACAAAGCCGGCATGAAGATGGGACGCTATTCTTCCGAAGGCTATTATAACCGTTCCTACTATGTGAATGATCCGCAGCCGGGCGATCTCGTATTCTTTGAAAATACTTATAAACGCGGTATTTCCCATATGGGCATTTACCTCGGCAACAATGCATTCATCCATGCTAGTGATTCGGGCGTGACCATTACCAATCTTGACAACTCTTACTACAAAAAGCATTTCGAAGGCTTTAAGCGATTTTATTAA
- the galU gene encoding UTP--glucose-1-phosphate uridylyltransferase GalU, with the protein MKKVRKAIIPAAGLGTRFLPATKAMPKEMLPIVDKPTIQYIVEEAVASGIEEIIIVTGKGKRAIEDHFDFAPELERNLESKGKLELLDKVRYSSNLADIHYIRQKEPKGLGHAVWCARNFIGDEPFAVLLGDDIVQSETPCLKQLLNQYETTRSSVIGVQTVSPEETHRYGIIDPSIQEGRRYQVENFVEKPEPGKAPSNLAIMGRYILTPEIFMFLDHIEAGAGGEVQLTDAIQKLNQIQRVFAYDFEGKRYDVGEKFGFVKTTIEFALQDEELRPDILKYLDEILLHQR; encoded by the coding sequence TTGAAAAAAGTACGCAAAGCGATCATTCCGGCAGCGGGTCTTGGTACACGCTTCCTGCCGGCGACAAAGGCGATGCCGAAGGAAATGCTGCCAATCGTTGATAAGCCGACGATCCAGTATATTGTTGAAGAAGCGGTAGCGTCAGGAATCGAAGAAATTATCATTGTGACCGGTAAAGGCAAGCGTGCCATCGAGGATCATTTCGATTTCGCCCCGGAGCTCGAGCGTAACCTTGAGAGTAAAGGGAAGCTCGAATTGCTGGATAAAGTCAGGTATTCTAGCAATCTCGCAGACATTCACTATATCCGGCAAAAGGAGCCGAAAGGACTTGGCCATGCTGTCTGGTGTGCGCGCAACTTTATCGGTGATGAACCATTTGCTGTTCTGCTTGGCGATGATATCGTCCAAAGCGAAACACCATGCCTGAAGCAGCTGCTGAACCAATATGAAACAACTCGTTCCTCTGTGATCGGCGTCCAAACGGTCTCTCCGGAAGAGACGCATCGTTACGGCATCATTGACCCATCGATTCAGGAAGGGCGCAGATACCAGGTCGAAAATTTTGTTGAAAAGCCGGAGCCTGGCAAGGCACCTTCCAATCTGGCAATCATGGGCAGATACATCCTGACCCCTGAAATCTTTATGTTCCTGGACCACATTGAAGCCGGTGCGGGAGGGGAAGTCCAGCTGACCGACGCCATCCAGAAATTGAACCAGATCCAGAGAGTATTTGCCTATGATTTCGAGGGGAAGCGATACGATGTCGGAGAAAAGTTCGGTTTTGTGAAAACGACCATCGAGTTTGCGCTCCAGGATGAGGAGCTCCGTCCCGATATCCTAAAGTACCTAGATGAAATCCTCCTTCACCAACGGTAA
- a CDS encoding DUF7713 domain-containing protein, giving the protein MYKCNRCFDREAKIIVTDEGQERLCNRCFNDMVSEEIGVMLETMPEEIVVNDFSGTRRDFTVQQRLYPNGIFLEAVEDLEYGYQYSVHGELDCNQTELFHKLVNKVKLNVSKRYTKAGEFRNGQKYLSIIDDEVGGRIDYDDSNPSVPMVVVDGRPYTWEQLGEMIMRFEGFQFKMNFFDQTDEVE; this is encoded by the coding sequence ATGTATAAGTGCAATCGTTGTTTTGATAGAGAGGCGAAAATTATCGTAACTGATGAGGGGCAAGAGCGACTTTGTAATCGTTGTTTTAACGATATGGTTTCTGAAGAAATAGGGGTAATGCTAGAGACGATGCCGGAAGAGATCGTCGTTAACGATTTCTCTGGAACTAGGAGGGATTTTACGGTCCAACAGCGACTTTATCCGAATGGCATCTTCTTGGAGGCAGTTGAGGACTTAGAATATGGTTACCAGTATTCTGTCCATGGTGAGTTAGATTGTAACCAAACGGAATTATTTCATAAACTGGTAAATAAGGTTAAGCTTAATGTTTCTAAACGATATACAAAGGCTGGAGAATTCCGAAATGGTCAAAAATACCTCTCAATCATTGATGATGAAGTCGGAGGACGTATTGATTACGATGATTCGAATCCTTCTGTACCCATGGTCGTAGTAGATGGTCGACCTTATACATGGGAACAATTAGGTGAGATGATAATGAGGTTTGAAGGATTTCAGTTTAAAATGAATTTCTTTGATCAGACAGATGAAGTGGAATAG
- the yhfZ gene encoding GntR family transcriptional regulator YhfZ, translating to MSRIDESLYSKNGLAARYIARELIDIETGQRIPRISDFTEKLSLGRGTVQGALKLLEEIRAIRLESRGHLGTFLLKRDLNLLYEIAGIGPIIGVMPLPYSRKYEGLATGIIEVLERTNKRIDLAYMRGALPRVEALKSRRYDFAIMSLLAAEEAVTKFEGLEINKTFGPESYVTAHKIFFSNPHYSKIEDRMRVGIDYSSVDQAELTLLECEGKQVELVEVGYMQLFSMLTKGMIDAAVWNVDEERTLQTFKSSGFHSPEAKELAAKATTAALVVESARGRITEQLGVLDTSEVRCVQKQVVEGIKYPHY from the coding sequence ATGAGTCGAATTGATGAGAGTTTGTATTCCAAGAATGGTTTGGCCGCCAGATATATCGCCAGGGAATTGATAGATATTGAAACCGGACAAAGGATTCCCAGGATCAGCGATTTTACCGAGAAGCTTTCTCTTGGAAGGGGAACGGTACAGGGGGCATTGAAGCTTCTTGAAGAAATCCGGGCGATCAGGCTTGAATCACGGGGGCATTTAGGAACATTCCTATTGAAAAGGGATTTGAACCTTTTATATGAAATTGCCGGGATTGGACCGATTATCGGTGTCATGCCGCTTCCGTATTCCCGGAAGTATGAGGGGCTTGCTACGGGAATTATTGAAGTACTCGAGAGAACTAATAAAAGAATCGACCTTGCCTATATGAGGGGAGCACTTCCGCGAGTGGAGGCTCTTAAATCAAGACGGTATGATTTTGCGATTATGTCTTTGCTGGCAGCAGAAGAGGCAGTGACAAAGTTCGAAGGTCTCGAAATCAATAAGACGTTTGGTCCGGAATCCTATGTAACAGCCCATAAAATCTTTTTTTCGAATCCTCACTATTCAAAAATAGAAGATAGGATGAGGGTCGGGATTGATTACTCATCCGTTGATCAGGCTGAACTCACTCTGTTGGAATGTGAAGGGAAACAGGTCGAATTAGTAGAAGTAGGCTATATGCAACTGTTTTCGATGTTAACAAAAGGGATGATTGATGCAGCCGTTTGGAATGTAGATGAAGAGAGGACACTGCAGACTTTTAAGTCATCAGGTTTTCACTCGCCTGAAGCGAAGGAGCTTGCCGCAAAAGCAACAACTGCTGCTCTTGTGGTCGAGTCAGCAAGAGGAAGGATTACAGAGCAGCTCGGAGTACTGGATACAAGTGAAGTAAGATGTGTTCAAAAACAAGTCGTCGAGGGCATCAAATATCCACATTACTAA
- a CDS encoding PRD domain-containing protein, with protein MNTNELKERLKILAENNVISYRSSDLARQAFTQLQQVLHIEDIQASEMLFTHLPSAITRIERGEEIGAPMPEILAEIKTSKYYQDAMQQTKFIEKLHGYKLPQEEWDYLLIHYTNVFQQNEGGK; from the coding sequence ATGAATACCAACGAACTGAAAGAAAGACTAAAAATTCTCGCAGAAAACAATGTCATATCATATCGCTCCTCTGATTTGGCCAGGCAAGCATTTACCCAGCTTCAACAAGTTTTACATATAGAAGATATCCAAGCTTCCGAGATGCTTTTCACTCATTTGCCATCGGCCATTACCAGAATTGAAAGGGGTGAAGAAATCGGAGCTCCTATGCCTGAGATCCTCGCAGAAATCAAGACATCAAAATACTATCAAGATGCGATGCAGCAAACAAAATTCATTGAAAAACTACATGGCTACAAACTGCCTCAGGAAGAATGGGACTACTTATTGATTCATTATACAAATGTATTTCAGCAAAATGAAGGAGGAAAATAA
- a CDS encoding DUF2620 domain-containing protein has product MKIVIGGQVDKKEIESLVKEFDSSIETVIKSDLEAAMALKTGQVDYYLGACHTGGGGALAMALALIGRPKCETVSMPGKKPESQKVANAVNEGKVAFGFTADHKEAAVRMILEAIKNK; this is encoded by the coding sequence ATGAAAATCGTGATTGGCGGGCAAGTGGATAAAAAAGAGATTGAAAGCTTAGTTAAAGAGTTTGATAGCAGTATAGAAACAGTGATCAAGTCCGATCTTGAAGCAGCCATGGCGCTTAAAACTGGCCAAGTCGATTACTATCTTGGTGCATGCCATACCGGCGGCGGCGGAGCGCTGGCAATGGCTCTCGCTCTGATCGGAAGACCGAAGTGCGAGACCGTTTCGATGCCGGGGAAGAAGCCAGAATCGCAGAAAGTTGCAAACGCTGTCAATGAGGGCAAAGTTGCATTCGGTTTCACGGCAGATCACAAGGAAGCTGCAGTACGGATGATTTTGGAAGCCATAAAAAATAAATAG
- a CDS encoding YhfT family protein — protein MEMIFIVLIGAVAAVLANRNIAVFNDGLRPIVSEHVEGSLSRRDLAFTAFAMSFGLVIGFGIPFTLSASIILVHSVLLGTDIIDLMTPKNKWGTPVAAVIGGAYGAGLLVGLEGFVKLFDYLPLNFLDAMGQVGAPVVVTFMAFPALAVAMQFSIKKGVITFIVSALARQLAVWLNTSKLLTVSGTAITLNQEGMALITGMIFLLVYAMKEKRNEGSSIDLAAVFSDKVAKIRGNVVYFMIIGGLIAAATNLAVMAGDPISLNLLAEGKTADAGIAAAARALGFIPLVASTAIATGVYSPVGFTLIFVVGLFAPNVWVALIGGVIVIFGEVMLLSSIARFLDKYPGVRNSGENIRSAMTKILEVALLIGGANAANTIAPGFGFFFIAGFYLLNEVAGRPIVRMAVGPVGAIAVGIIANILVALGLMVIPQ, from the coding sequence ATGGAAATGATTTTTATCGTCTTGATCGGTGCTGTCGCAGCTGTGCTCGCCAACAGAAATATCGCTGTATTTAATGATGGGCTGCGTCCGATTGTTTCAGAGCATGTGGAAGGTTCGCTGTCACGAAGGGATCTGGCTTTTACGGCTTTCGCGATGAGTTTTGGACTGGTTATTGGTTTTGGTATACCGTTCACGCTTTCAGCAAGCATCATCCTTGTTCACAGTGTTTTGCTGGGAACAGATATTATTGACCTTATGACACCGAAGAACAAATGGGGCACACCAGTTGCTGCTGTTATTGGCGGTGCCTATGGTGCTGGACTGCTTGTGGGGCTTGAAGGGTTTGTAAAACTATTCGACTACCTGCCGCTGAACTTCCTGGACGCAATGGGACAGGTTGGGGCACCGGTAGTTGTCACGTTCATGGCATTCCCTGCACTGGCGGTTGCCATGCAATTCAGTATCAAAAAAGGCGTTATCACATTTATCGTGTCAGCCCTTGCAAGACAACTTGCCGTTTGGCTGAACACTAGCAAACTATTGACGGTTTCTGGAACAGCGATCACGTTGAACCAGGAAGGTATGGCACTTATAACTGGAATGATTTTCTTACTTGTTTATGCGATGAAAGAAAAACGTAATGAAGGCTCATCCATCGATCTTGCGGCAGTCTTCAGTGATAAGGTAGCAAAAATCAGGGGCAATGTCGTATATTTCATGATCATCGGCGGTTTGATTGCTGCTGCGACAAACCTGGCTGTTATGGCTGGAGACCCAATCTCACTCAATCTTTTAGCTGAAGGAAAGACTGCAGATGCTGGGATTGCCGCTGCAGCACGTGCGCTCGGCTTCATTCCGCTTGTAGCCAGTACGGCAATCGCAACAGGTGTGTACAGCCCAGTTGGTTTCACCTTGATTTTTGTAGTCGGACTTTTCGCACCCAATGTCTGGGTAGCCTTGATCGGCGGCGTCATTGTGATTTTTGGTGAAGTCATGCTTTTAAGCTCAATTGCCCGGTTCCTTGATAAATACCCAGGAGTCCGTAATTCTGGTGAAAATATTCGCAGTGCGATGACAAAGATACTAGAAGTTGCCTTATTGATTGGCGGAGCGAACGCAGCGAATACCATCGCTCCAGGATTTGGCTTCTTCTTTATCGCAGGCTTCTACTTGCTGAATGAAGTGGCGGGCCGCCCGATTGTCCGGATGGCAGTTGGTCCTGTAGGGGCCATTGCGGTCGGGATCATTGCGAACATCCTTGTGGCATTGGGGCTTATGGTCATCCCGCAATAA